The Rhinolophus ferrumequinum isolate MPI-CBG mRhiFer1 chromosome 21, mRhiFer1_v1.p, whole genome shotgun sequence region CCATTTTGTTCCCCTGTCCTGGTCATCATTCTGGCCATCGTCGTCATCATATACTCTAAATGAGGTGTATGGCCAGGGCTGGCTCATGCCTGAGCAAGATCTGGAGGGCCCTATCTCTTGTTATCAGAGTTGGTCCTTTTGTGGCTTTGACCTTGCAGAATTGAGAGCGAGGGGGAGAAGCAGGAGCTGTGGAAGTATACGATTGACAACGTGTCCTCCCTTGCACGGCCAGAAGAGGAAGAGCGGGAACAGCGTGTGTTCAAGGATGTAAGAGCTAGTTCATTCTAAGTAGCAAAGAGGTGAGCCTCAGCACCTGGGAGCTGAAACCGTGCCCAAGGTTGAGGTCAGCAGTAGCGAGGTCTGCTTTTAATGGCTCTCTCCTGACTTAGGAAGCATTGCTGACTTATCAGACTTAAGGCTGTGATCATAGTAGAACATAATCATCGTCATGATGACCATTTATTTGAGCACTTACCATGCTCTGTGATAGGTACTTTACGTACTTCATTTCATGTAGATGGTACAGCAGCCCTTTGAGGTGAATACTTGTATTATTACCactataaatgaggaaactgagactgagaagCCAAGCAGtctgcccaaggtcatgtagTTTGTACGTGTGAGAGCCAGGATTTGGTCCCAGGCCAGTGGACTCCACAGCCTCTGTGCTTCACGTTAAAATGCCAGTGGCTAGGGTGCTTAGGCCTCCAGTTCTCTGTGCCATTTTCCATTATTGCTTCTTTGCTCCCTCCCATTCAGAACTGAACCCTGGTCTGGCTTGGGTCACATCTTGAGTTTTGGTTTGGTTTCCTTCCTCAGCTCTATGGCCGGCACAAGGAGTATCTCAGCAGCCTCGTGGGTACTGACTTTGAGATGGTGAGTACGTGGCTTCCTGCAGCACTGCCAGCGGGCTTCAGCCAGTGCATCTTGACTGTGGCTGAGTGCTTCTCTTAAAAAGCCCCAACACATACTCTTCAAAAGTatcaaaggaagtaaaaaataGTGTACAGAGGATAGtccttttcaatgtttttaaaacattttatatcgATATAGAACTGTTAATGCCTAGAAAAAGACCTGAAAGGGTATGCACATGCCATGGGGGCTTTTTCTGGGGAGGGGTGAGATTGAGAGATGGTAGATGAATATTGGGCGGTGAGAGATATGTCagggatgtttattttttattctccaaaCTCAGGTAGTTTTGAATTCAGGTAGTTTCGGTGGTAATGCATGCATGtattactttataattaatttaaaaaataaagatgaaaaatgctTGCCTCACTCTTCATGTGGATATTCTTCTTAAAGGCTGCATAGAGAGGGAAGGGGTATTGTTTCTGTTTGTCAAATAgtttggttctttaaaaacaacacagtTTAAGTCAGTTATTCTGTGGTCTGTTCTTTGTGTCCCCTCATCCCAGGCGTTCCATTTCTAGATCTGGAAACAAAGACAGAATTACCCACTGGTCTCCCTTTCTCGCTCTGAAAAATTGACTTTcataatttgtatattatattagCAATAGAGGTTCagtattaaaaagttaaataagatAGATACACAAATAACTAAAACAGGAAATTCCCTAGTGTCTTGACCTCAGCCATCGAAAGGGAACAGGGGTCTCCAGGCTCCTATGGGACGCCAAAGGGCAGCTGTTATGGCTTCCGTTGGCTATTCTTCTAAATTTCCCATACTGCATTGTCTTCCCCACCAttacaaattttagaaatgaaggaaacagaTCTGTGAAGTGACAGGGTGGGAAGGAATGTGATAGTGACATATCCGGATCTGACATCCAGTGTCAGGTCTTCTGGGGATTTGTGGACAGGCTGGAGAAGTGCTGATTCCCTCCAGACCTCCTGATCTCTCccacttttctctattttagaCTCCCCCGGGTGCCCTCCGGCTCTTTGTAAACGGAGAGGTGGGTAAGTGTCTTGCCAGACAGAGATCTCTTGATGTCTGGGAAAGTGCCCCAGTAGAGCTGTGAAATACCCACCCGGCTCCTGTGGAGGACGGCAGTACTTGGAAAACTCAGCCATGAGTCTTTCCTGGAAACACAGAGAGTTCCTGGCCCTCAAGGGACTTTCTCCAGAAGTGCATAGACCCTTCAGGACTGGGTGGGTGCCAAGGGTGATAGGAGAATAAGCTGAAATAGTTTcctgttttcttagtttcagcCCAAGGCTATGAGTATGACAATCTCTACGTCCACTTCTTTGTGGAATTACCAGATACTAGTAAGTAAGATTTGTAAGTCTCTCTTTTTATACCCACTCTGACAGTTTTGTAGAGGCATTCGGTCAGCCTTCCTACCCTGCTCCTGCACTAAAACTTACTGTTCTTTTCAAGGTCATAGATCGCTTCCAGGTTATTAAATCCTGTGGTGACTTCTCTGCTTTTGCCTTACTTGACCTCTCAGAAGCATTTGACGTGGCTCACTTTTCCTCACTGAaactcttctcttggcttctggctccatacttctcttttctctctcattggTGGATCACCAGCCTCCTTGGCTGACTCCTCACCTTCTGTTGATCTTAAACTATTAGAGTATCCAAAGCCTTTTCAGGACCATTTCCTTTGTCTGAAACCCTTTTTGTCATATCTTTACACGACTGGTTCTTGAGTTTAGGACTCAACCTAAGTGTCACCCTTGAGAGGTCTTCCCTCATCACCAAATATAAGTGAACCTCCAGGTCACTCAGTTCCttcaccctgttttatttttagaatagcaTTATTCACTGTCTGATAGTCTTGTTGGTTTGTCAGTCTCCCTCCCACTAGAATGTGAGGTCCATGAGAGACAGGGATTTTTCCTATCTGGTCACCAAGATATCCCCAGTGACTGGTCATAGCACGtggtagacactcagtaaatgttaagtGAATGATTGATtgggtgagtgagtgaatgaatgcataaaggAACTTTGTCTCGTTCTCAATTACTTGCCCTCCTCCCAGGTAAACTTACTATATATATCGTGTTTGGCTTTCAGACTGGTCAGCCCCAGCATTCCAGCAACTCTCAGGAGTAACACAGACCTGTGCCACCAAGTCCCTGGGAATGGTATGAAAAATGAGAGGGGGTACCTGGAATGGTGGCATCTGAAGATTTATCAGGCGAACAGCCACGCCCTCTGGGACGAGAGATTCCAAAGTCGGGTCTGGCCCTTCTGTGTGGGCTCTGCAGCGCTGCCTGGTCCTGGGGTCCTCATGCTGTTTTTGAGCATGGGAACAGCTTGTATTTGGGTGTCCCTTTGCCTCCCAGCCTTTTAATTCCCACCTGGGGTGATAGTGTTTCCTTTTCCCTTGTAAAGGTGACCTTGTTGTTGGCCACGGGAGAACAACTTCCAAGTGAGGCCTTGCCCAGCCTGCACTACGTGTAAAACAGCACTCCTCTTTTTTAGGACAAGGTGGCTTACTTCTCCTATCCGTTCACATTTGAGGCCTCGTTCCTCCACGAGAACGAATCAGCTGGTGAGTAGCTCAGCAGCTGACGCTAGGCCTTGGGTGTCCTCAGGGGGTGCCTGCTCTTAGCGAAGGCCTCCTACGACCTACACCCTTCTCTCGTTTGCTCCCAGACGCTCTCCCGGAGTGGCCTGTGCTGTACTGTGAGGTCCTCTCACTGGACTTCTGGCAGAGGTACCGTGTGGAGGGCTACGGAGCTGTGGTGCTGCCTTCCACCCCAGGTGACCTCTCGTCCCTGCCCTTCATGTGGTCCACGTGCCCTAGCTCCTAGGAGCAAGACCAGCCCTTCCAAAAGATTCAACCACGTCCAGTGAGAAGTAGGGATAATTAGGAATTAGAAGCATTTGACTTGCAAGAGTTCTTGCTCTTGCTGATGAAGTTTCCCTCCGCCATTAGAGACCACTGAGTGAAACTGCAACTAACTGGTGAAGTCAAGCGGCCTGAGGCCTCTGGTACCTGCTCCAAGCTCCTCGGGTTGACTTGCAGCCTTGGGGGAGGGGTTGCATGTCAAAGTGGATCAGcgttcattttgaaataatgacCACTGTCCTTAATGTGTGCCGGGCATGGTGCTAAGTGCGTCTCATGTAATTCTCCCAACTACACTGGGAGGTGTAGGTACTATTTCCATTTCACTAGAGGAGAAGGAGCTTCAGTGAGGTTAAGAAACTCGTCCTGGGTACACAGGTAAGAAcgggcagagctgagatttgaatttcTGTCTGATTGATGTCCCAGTGGGTCCCCTAAGCCACCATGATAGTCTTCACCAGAAGTTAGACTGTCACCAGACCAAGTGTGGTAGTGGTGGCCAGGCCTGTGTCATTGCTAGGACCACATGCCCTTTCTGGCCCtggcctcattttcctcttcccgCACAGGCTCGCACACCCTGACAGTCGCCACGTGGAGACCCATGGAGCTTGGCACCATGGCTGAGCTGAGGCGGTTTTTCATCGGCGGTTCTCTGGAACTGGAGGACCTCTCCTATGTGCGCATACCAGGAAGCTTCAAGGTGATTTTTGTCTCTGCGGAAACTTCATGCTGGGAGCTTATGTTCCCATCTCATCTGTAGAAGGTGGGATCTGGGTTCAGACCCCTTCATTACTTCATTATTACTTAGCCCCTTCCTCCCGGTGGCTTAAGGTAGAAATCACAGCCATATTTTGAACCAGGTACAAATATCTACACTGCTAACCTAGGAGATCTCTGGAAAATAGTATACTTGGAGATTTCCCCTGGTCCCCATCCGAATAACCATCCCGTCCCTCCAGCCCCTAACTGGGGCCTCGGTAACCAGCAGTGGGGAGGATCAGCAGGACGCTTGTCAGATGCTTATTCTCAGTGCAGCTGGAATGTTCCCTGCTTTACGGTTGGGAGCCCAGTGTTAGCCTGGAGGTGGTGGAGTCTGGGTGCTGGAATGCGGTTTCCCCAAGAGAACTGTTCTTCCTAAGAACGGGAATAAGAATGGGAGGGAGGCCAGCATGGTTCCTGGGCCCTAGAGACTGCAGGGACCTGATGCTGGCTCGTTGTGCACCACAGGGGGAGCGTCTGAGCCGCTTTGGGCTCCGCACAGAGACCACAGGTAGTGTCACCTTCCGCTTGCACTGTCTGCAGCAGTCCAGGTGAGTGACCCTGGCCTTCTGCCTTGGGGCTCCTCACCCCGAGGGCTGGAAAGCAGCGTCGGTCATGTGACGCGCTCCCCTGCAGGGCCTTCATGGAGTCGAGTTCTCTCCGGAAAAGGATGCGGAGTGTGTTGGACCGTCTGGAAGGATTTAGCCAGCAGAGTTCCATTCACAATGTGCTGGGTTGGTCCCCCTGACCCTTTGCCCCACAGCGGGCCACCACCCAAAGTCAGCATGGGCCATGTTCCTCCCCACACTATGGCAGCTGACTACTGTATTTGCTTCTATCACAGAGGCCTTCCGTCGAGCCCGGCGCCGCATGCAGGAGGCCCGAGAAAGCCTTCCCCAGGACCTCGTGAGCCCCTTGGGAACCATGGTCTCCTAGCTCACTGGAGCCCTGGCGCTCCATGTAAGAGGACAAGACAAGTGATAGCTAAAGCCAGTGCTTTCTCATGTCTTTCTGTTAGAGACCTGCTGAGAACAGGGAGAGCTGAGAAAATCCCCAGGCCTGCCCCTCTGCCTCGTCTCCAGCAGGGTCTTCTCTCTGCCATGTGGCAATAAAACTAGACCCCTGGGGCCCCCAGATTCATACTTCAGCTGCTGCAAGTGGGCATCTCAACCAGACAGATTGTTTGGTTCGAGACCAGTTGGGCTTCACCCCATGGTTGGTTCTGTCCTGGCTTGTTGCACAGTCTCAGTCGCAGTGGCTACAGGTGCCTCCCGCTCCACAAACTCTTTAACAAGTGGAGgctcaagaaagaaggaaaatgagatagAGCTTTAATTCTCGGCCCAGGAGTGTCAGCCTCTTCTCTCCAAGGTAACCTAGTCCTACTGCTTAGGGCTTGTTGCATTTGAGATATGACTATTTCTGGAGTTAATGAAAGCTGAAGGCAGCGGCCAATTCATGCTGCTAGCTGGGTGGtatcttttattgtgttttgtaCATAAAAGCTTTTTATACTGACTCATGTTCTGTCGGCTGTTTCTTTGCTCAGGTCGCTGGTTTGGTTGAGGTACTCTCCTTAGTGCTGGGGTCCCTGGCACTGCTGGGGTTCCTTCCCCTTTACTCCAGAGTATTTCTTTCGATTTTCTTAACTCAACCCATAGGAGAGGCTTAGAGGTTAGTGCCAACTGTGTCTTAGTAGCACTCCTCTTAAACATCTGCAGCAAAGTATGGGACTGCAGTCGCGTCCTCCGCAGCCCAACACCTGGCTCCTGCCCTCAGCAGGGCTTTATTGGCAGATGCGGGGCATGTTGCCTAGCCTGCAGGCCCCCGAGGAGAATTATGGGGTGGCTAGAGGCGGGCACTGTGTGGTCTCCACGTCGTGGGTGGGGATCAGGGATGGTCTGGGAAATAGAAGAAAGTGTCTGGGAACCCTGCAGGTGACTTCTTGTGTGGGCCCCGTGACCTTGCTTGGCTTCCAACGCCGGTGGGTTCACTGCTTGGGCGCCCTAGCTATCACTCCCAGCCAAAGAACCAGCTCTGAGCTGTAGTGAGCAAAAGCATCAGCAGGACATGGTTGTTCCAGGGGGAAAGGGTAGCCTGCGGCCTCCCCCAGGTTCCCTGGTCTCCAAGGTCAGAGGCTTGAGATGGACTCCTGTGGAAACAGCAGAAGTGGGCAAGTGAGGAACTTGCTGGGCATCCAGAAATGAAGCTCTTTCAGGGTGTTGGTGACTAAGCCTAGGCTAACTGGATCCCTCCTAATCGCCCCGCAAAGTCCTAGGCCCCGGGATTAACTATCAGCCCTGACGCTGGCATACTCGGAAGCCACTAGGAAAGAGTACCTTGTCCCTCATGACAAATTCTGTTGTCCCTACTTACAGGCCTCGGAGAACTCAACTGTCCCATTTGGGGAAGGACGTGAAGGACTGACTCAGCCCAATGCTCTTGGGGGAGGGCCTCCCCTTACCTGCAGAAGCCTCATTTTTCTCGCCAGGCTGACAGGTTCAACCTGGGGATGGAGGTACAGCACACAAAGCCCCGTGGGTATGTGTTGGCCCTGAAGATGTCCCTCGGAACGGTGATGATACCGGTATTGTCACACACAATTCGAGACAAGGAAATCTTTCTCAGGGCCTTGCGCTGTCTCTTGGTGAAAACACCCCTTTTCTGCCACCAGAACCTACCAAGACAGCCAAGAAATATAGGTGAATTAACACGAGTACCTGTTGTATGCCAGgtactttatatatattgtttcattCCATTCTCATAAAATTTCTGCAAAATaggtattcccattttataaatgaagaaaccagCTCAGTGGTCAAGTAAATCTCCTGAAGGTATTAAATGTACAGTAATTTAAGTGGCCAGGGCTGGATTTGAACCAAGGTAAGTACAAATCTACCAAATGAGGCATTAGGTTTCAAACCCTTTCTGCCCATGTTTTCTGGGATCCGCTAAGCCTGGAACAGCGAGGCTGACAAGTCTCCAGGGTTTCAGATGCCTCCAGCTCAGGCATTATCTGCCTTCCTAGGTCAGTGGTCTCTCTCCCTCTGACCAAGCTCTCCAGGAGCCTCCTGGTCTCAGATCCTGTAAGCTTGGAAGAAATGAAGGTACACAGAGCACATTTCCCCATTGTGGAGTCTTGAAGTACTAGTGCTTTACTGCCCTGCTCTGGGGCTGGTTCCTTTAAGGTCGGGTCACTTACCGGTCTCCATTTCGGGCTCTTCTGAACTGGTTCTCAAAAAGACAAGCCAGAAGAGGCCCTACTCGGGCCCCTGGCAAAAGAGGCTCTGCAATGGCCCCAATCCAGATGTCGATGTTGTCAGGTGTCCCGTACAGATTCAGAAACTTCCTTGCTAAATCCTGGTTTTTCAGCACTTGGCTAAGCTGTGCCAGATTCCGGGGCTGGGAGAGTCCACAGAAGCGCCGCCAAGCATTGTACCCTGAGGGGAACGCGGCAGAAGCAGTTTCAGTCTTACCGTTTCTGTCTTCCCATTAGCTTCTGCTTCTCTCCACAGTTTCTCCTGGGAGAGCCCTGTGGTCAGGCAATACTGGGCACAACAAGAGCCCTGTTAGAAGAGGTCCTGAACCTTCCAAAGACCAAACTACTGTCTTCTAATTTTCAGTGTGAATGGACAACCATGCTTTGTGTGCCTCAAACTGAGGCATGTGTCCTAATGTAAAAAGCTGTTGTAACCCAACACTCCTAACCACAATAATACTATTATTAGGCCCATGTGCATTGATTAGGCCCAAATAAGATAGTACCCAGAACCTGAGATTCTCCATCAGGTTTGTAGAATGAATGCATGAAGAAACAAACgagtgaacaaaacaaatgaaaagcatGGACAAAGCTTATCTATTCAGAAAAGGACCAcgtgctgtatgattccattatatgaaatgtccggaataggcaaatacataaagacaggaagtagattagtggttgtccgGGGctagggtggggatggggattgactgttaattatgagatttcttttgtgagcgataaaaatattctgatattaGATATGATGATAGATGCATATCTAATGACTTTAACTACATTAAAGTCATTGCGTTATGTACTTCATGTGGGtgaattttatatgttaattatatcagTAAAGCTGAGAATGTTCACCTACTCAGAAACTTCCAAAGACCAGCCATGCTGATTTCTCAGCTATCAGGATCCCCCACCAGGCTCAGGCCACATGACGTGGTAGGTCCATCAGTATAGGAGATGGCTTTACCCTCGCCTGAGGAAACATCAGCCCACCATCGTCCAATGGACGGCAACTCACAAACACCTTCCCCCAGCTGAACAAAGGAAAACCACATCATGTTGTACCATTACTGAGCACGATTGCGTGACTATCGGGATCCTCACAGACCTTTGTAATCCCCATTTTATCAATGGATATTTGTTGAGCTTAAGCAGCTGTGACATTCCCGAGGTCACTCTACTATTAAGTGGAGTTCAAATCAGGTCTTTCAGTTCCAAATTTGGTGTTGGACTTGGGAAGGGATTCGAGTAGACTGCAAGAGCTAGTATCAGAGAAATATTTCTGGGACAGCTTGCAGGGACCAGGTGCTGGGGGGAACAGAAACTCACTGTGTGGTGACTTGGATGGCTAGCCTTCTCAGTTCTCCAGTAGGGGGCACCCACAGCTCTAGCTGTGAGGAGCACCCAAgtgtgagaaaggaaagaaacaggttCTCGAGTGCCTGCGGTGTGCCTGCCAGATGCTGTGTTAGGTGCAGTAGAAATTCCCCGCACTGTGTTAGGATACAGCCACAGATTAGCCAAGGAAGATGGAGTTGTATTTAGGCAGGAAAGTAGAAAGTGAGGAGAGGGAACAGAGGAGCGAGGCCAAAGCATTCCCCTAACACTGGATTgaacaggaggaagaaaggacTTCTGAGCTTGATTCAGATTTTGCTACTTCCTAGTTGTATGACCTCAGGCAAATTACTGCATGTGTCTGAGCttatttcttcacctataaaaatGTCCGTAGTAGCTGCTTCTCAAGGTCATTGGGAAGGCTAAACGAGGTACTATCCATGAAATTTCCTAGCAAAATgcctaatttttcttctttcctgggaTAAAGCTTTCTGCGTTCTCCCCAAACAACAAGGCAACCTTACTTTTACTACCCCCCGAACCCCCCATTCCCTGCCTCTCAGGATCCTACTTAGAGCCAGGAGCCAATTTCTCTATCCCTGAAACTTGAGCCTTCCTCCTTGGAACTTGCCAGGGTGGAGGGGAATGGACTTCTCCCCTTCCTTTTAAATCTGTTTCTGTCTATTTGGAAAGTCCTGATTGCCTTTGTTCAGCTCCCCATGCCCAAGTCCTGGTCCTGTTGTGAACTTAAAGCTAGAGCCCCTGCAGCAGATGGAGAAGATGTGGCAGGACAGCAGAAAGGTGGTCCCAGCAATGCTCCACTGCGTCAACCTTGGCCGTGCCTGCCTCTGAGCCACAGCACATCCTGTAGACAGTCCCAGTCAGAGAGGAGGTACCAGGGGTCTTCTCTGAAacccaccctcaccaccaccagcagcccTGGTCCAAGCGAagcctgggaggtggggtgggcatCCCCCTCACCTGGGAGGCCATGGTCCCGGCTACGTTGCATGTTGAGAGCCGCCAGGTCCAGACCGATCCTTCTCACTTGCCGAAACAGCTCGTCCCGGAGCTCATCCACAACCATGGAATCCTGACGGTTCAGCTTGGCAGGGGTGGCCATGAGACCTCGGAGGATGGGGTCGATGCCCCCTGGAGGTGGGGAATGTGAGCAACGCAGATCGCACCAGCCCCTGGGAGGTAACTTGGGACATCACCTGATGCCAAGGTAGCTCAGAGCTGGATAAGCCAGTCTGCTGCTATTCTATGTTTGTATCAGGAAACAGGCCCGGGTGGACACGAAGGCAACTGGAGCTGGCAGGGAAAGGGGTCACCCCCACTTCTTAAAACAGTGTAAGGCAAGCTTCTTTCAGGCCCACAAGCC contains the following coding sequences:
- the MKS1 gene encoding tectonic-like complex member MKS1 isoform X2 — its product is MSGGDGWTGEGCSLGGAREVTLPVVSPREGGILKSRIVTWEPSDEFVRNNHVVNTPLQTMYIMADLGPYGKLGYKKYEHVLCTLKVDSNGVITVKPDFTGLKGPYRIESEGEKQELWKYTIDNVSSLARPEEEEREQRVFKDLYGRHKEYLSSLVGTDFEMTPPGALRLFVNGEVVSAQGYEYDNLYVHFFVELPDTNWSAPAFQQLSGVTQTCATKSLGMDKVAYFSYPFTFEASFLHENESADALPEWPVLYCEVLSLDFWQRYRVEGYGAVVLPSTPGSHTLTVATWRPMELGTMAELRRFFIGGSLELEDLSYVRIPGSFKGERLSRFGLRTETTGSVTFRLHCLQQSRAFMESSSLRKRMRSVLDRLEGFSQQSSIHNVLEAFRRARRRMQEARESLPQDLVSPLGTMVS